A single Nocardioides bizhenqiangii DNA region contains:
- a CDS encoding aminopeptidase P family protein, whose amino-acid sequence MNHVAKEPKTESHDPAVPEAYAAFMRTGWDDREREVEPHPIAPWAAERRARLAATFPGERLVLPAGTFKVRAADTDYRFRSDTAHAYFCGNQTSDATLVIEPDGSSVLYARPRSGRESDEFFRDRQYGALWAGRRPSLGEIEAALGLTVKHVDDLPDALAKSAKTRVHRGVSDAVDSLVPADESLDTDLARVVSEMRLVKDAWELGELQAACDATTLGFEDSAAEWDKVLEYGERWLEGTFFRRARTMGNDIGYDSIVAGGAHATTLHWIENSGPIVPGQLVLLDMGVEGHNLYTADVTRTLPVSGTFSPLQRDLYTLVLRAQEAGIAALRPDVPFLAGHDAAMTVLAHGLDDLGLLPVPVEEALDPESKVYSRWTLHGTSHMLGMDVHDCGRAAPESYRDGILAEGMVLTVEPGLYFQEDDLLVPEELRGIGIRIEDDVVVTADGVRNLSAALPREPDAVEEWMARLRG is encoded by the coding sequence GTGAATCACGTCGCCAAGGAGCCGAAGACCGAGTCGCACGATCCCGCCGTCCCTGAGGCCTACGCCGCCTTCATGCGGACCGGCTGGGACGACCGCGAGCGCGAGGTCGAGCCGCACCCGATCGCCCCGTGGGCCGCCGAGCGGCGGGCCCGGCTGGCGGCGACCTTCCCGGGCGAGCGGCTGGTGCTACCGGCCGGCACGTTCAAGGTGCGGGCGGCCGACACCGACTACCGGTTCCGGTCCGACACGGCGCACGCCTACTTCTGCGGCAACCAGACTTCGGACGCCACGCTGGTGATCGAGCCGGACGGGTCGTCGGTGCTCTACGCCCGGCCCCGGTCCGGACGTGAGAGCGACGAGTTCTTCCGCGACCGGCAGTACGGCGCGCTCTGGGCGGGCCGTCGCCCGTCACTGGGTGAGATCGAGGCCGCGCTCGGCCTGACGGTCAAGCACGTCGACGACCTCCCGGACGCCCTGGCGAAGTCGGCGAAGACCCGCGTCCACCGCGGTGTCTCCGACGCGGTCGACTCGCTGGTCCCGGCCGACGAGTCGCTCGACACCGACCTGGCGCGAGTCGTCTCGGAGATGCGGCTGGTCAAGGACGCGTGGGAGCTCGGCGAGCTCCAGGCCGCCTGCGACGCCACCACCCTGGGCTTCGAGGACTCCGCGGCAGAGTGGGACAAGGTGCTCGAGTACGGCGAGCGCTGGCTCGAGGGCACGTTCTTCCGCCGCGCCCGCACGATGGGCAACGACATCGGCTACGACTCCATCGTTGCCGGAGGCGCGCACGCGACCACGCTGCACTGGATCGAGAACTCGGGCCCGATCGTGCCCGGCCAGTTGGTGCTGCTCGACATGGGCGTGGAGGGCCACAACCTCTACACCGCCGACGTCACCAGGACGCTGCCGGTCAGCGGCACCTTCAGCCCGTTGCAGCGCGACCTCTACACCCTCGTGCTGAGGGCCCAGGAGGCCGGCATCGCCGCGCTCCGGCCCGACGTACCCTTCCTCGCCGGCCACGACGCGGCGATGACGGTGCTGGCGCACGGTCTCGACGACCTCGGGTTGCTGCCGGTGCCGGTCGAGGAGGCGCTCGACCCGGAGTCCAAGGTCTACTCGCGCTGGACCCTGCACGGCACCAGCCACATGCTCGGCATGGACGTCCACGACTGCGGTCGCGCCGCGCCCGAGTCCTACCGCGACGGCATCCTCGCCGAGGGCATGGTGCTGACCGTGGAGCCCGGCCTCTACTTCCAGGAGGACGACCTGCTCGTCCCCGAGGAGCTGCGCGGGATCGGCATCCGGATCGAGGACGACGTCGTCGTCACCGCGGACGGCGTCCGCAACCTCTCTGCCGCGCTGCCGAGAGAGCCCGACGCCGTCGAGGAGTGGATGGCCCGCCTGCGCGGGTGA
- a CDS encoding PrsW family intramembrane metalloprotease, with translation MSGARRDSVAFTVVVTVAVVIGALLMLVILALSGAPGIMLLATALAALPVGPVVAVYLWLDRYEPEPKHLLVYALLWGAFVATIAALVVQGIGGFVVGVTDTVSLAVVAPVTEEASKGLFLLLLLWWRRAELDGVLDGLVYAGLVGVGFAFTENILYLAAAYGGTDGTGPGGVAGVTTIFVIRCIFSPFAHPLFTAFIGVGLGLAVMSTRRSVRILAPIGGYLCAVAAHALWNGSTVFGFGSFVLAYVVLMVPAFVGMIGLGVWARTKERQMLTMALGDAAARGLIPATDIGWIVDLRARRIARRHARIEGGDRAAQAMRDYQQAAIELGFLHHRLLRGTAPKDWQARGQDFLVRIQASRPGFAFPGQVVPLR, from the coding sequence GTGTCAGGAGCCCGCCGCGACAGTGTCGCCTTCACGGTCGTCGTGACCGTGGCGGTGGTCATCGGCGCGCTGTTGATGCTCGTGATTCTCGCCCTCTCCGGCGCGCCCGGGATCATGCTCCTGGCCACCGCGCTGGCCGCGCTGCCGGTCGGACCGGTCGTCGCCGTCTACCTCTGGCTCGACCGCTACGAGCCCGAACCCAAGCACCTCCTCGTCTACGCCCTACTCTGGGGTGCGTTCGTCGCCACCATCGCCGCGCTCGTCGTGCAGGGGATCGGCGGATTCGTCGTGGGAGTCACCGACACCGTGTCGCTCGCGGTGGTCGCCCCCGTGACCGAGGAGGCGAGCAAGGGTCTCTTCCTGTTGCTGCTGCTCTGGTGGCGGCGCGCCGAGCTCGACGGCGTCCTCGACGGTCTGGTGTACGCCGGTCTGGTCGGTGTGGGGTTCGCCTTCACCGAGAACATCCTCTACCTGGCGGCGGCGTACGGCGGGACGGACGGCACCGGTCCCGGCGGGGTCGCCGGCGTGACCACGATCTTCGTGATCCGCTGCATCTTCAGCCCGTTCGCCCACCCGCTGTTCACCGCGTTCATCGGCGTCGGGCTGGGTCTCGCCGTGATGTCGACCCGCCGGTCGGTCCGGATCCTCGCGCCGATCGGGGGGTACCTCTGTGCGGTGGCCGCGCACGCACTGTGGAACGGGTCGACCGTCTTCGGGTTCGGCAGCTTCGTCCTCGCCTACGTCGTGCTCATGGTGCCGGCGTTCGTCGGCATGATCGGCCTCGGGGTCTGGGCGCGCACCAAGGAGCGGCAGATGCTGACGATGGCCCTCGGCGACGCGGCGGCGCGCGGCCTGATCCCGGCGACCGACATCGGGTGGATCGTCGACCTGCGGGCCCGGAGGATCGCACGGCGACACGCCCGGATCGAGGGCGGTGACCGCGCCGCTCAAGCGATGCGGGACTATCAGCAGGCCGCGATCGAACTCGGGTTCTTACACCATCGCCTGCTGCGCGGCACGGCACCGAAGGACTGGCAGGCGCGTGGCCAGGACTTCCTGGTGCGCATCCAGGCGTCCCGTCCGGGGTTCGCCTTCCCCGGACAGGTGGTACCCCTACGATGA
- a CDS encoding dynamin family protein — protein sequence MTASHRGQSDEIAGSQMLTEMVRLRGALQTAALPLDLPGVAALREHRQEVIDQLEDYVIPRLMSMDAPLLAVVGGSTGAGKSTLVNTLVGHRVTTPGVLRPTTRSPVLVHHPDEGQWFGQDRMLPDLKRVSHPTNDHDCIQLVPTDSVPKGVAILDAPDVDSVEERNRILAGQLLSAADLWLFVTSAARYSDQVPWEYLKQAAERSTAVAIVLDRTPPDVVETVSGHLARMMAARGLKDSPLFGVAEGPVTDDGLLPLAHVAEIRGWLEALAADTVARSAIVQQTVGGSIRILTRRVYPIADAAEEQLIAIGDLATLVERQYEIVSKQQLTTTSDGTLLRGDLLTRWQEFVGSGELIRSLEAKVGFVRERLVNAIKGKPQQAERVAVAIETGLETLVVEHGEQAAARAAAAWRATPYGAQLVEVATEDLSRATRDLRRRADAEIQAWQAELQELVRSESGEARTSTRFLAVGVRGLAVTLAVVVLGGEQPPAAAADSLRLGARLLETVVGPGTAGMLRHRARESLEDRIRALLAGERNRYVAPADQWQLAPDAGEQLRAAARRVDDLRYAATMQKGTGGHL from the coding sequence ATGACCGCGTCCCACAGGGGGCAGAGCGACGAGATCGCTGGCAGCCAGATGCTGACCGAGATGGTCCGGCTCCGCGGTGCCCTGCAGACCGCGGCGCTGCCCCTCGACCTCCCCGGCGTCGCGGCTCTCCGCGAGCACCGGCAGGAGGTCATCGACCAGCTCGAGGACTACGTGATACCGCGGCTGATGTCGATGGACGCGCCGCTGCTGGCGGTCGTCGGCGGGTCGACCGGCGCCGGCAAGTCGACGCTCGTCAACACGCTCGTCGGGCACCGGGTGACCACGCCCGGCGTGCTCCGTCCGACGACGCGATCGCCCGTCCTGGTCCACCACCCCGACGAGGGCCAGTGGTTCGGCCAGGACCGGATGCTGCCCGACCTGAAGCGGGTCAGCCACCCGACCAACGACCACGACTGCATCCAGCTGGTCCCGACCGACTCGGTCCCGAAGGGCGTCGCGATCCTCGACGCCCCTGACGTCGACTCCGTGGAGGAGCGCAACCGGATCCTCGCCGGGCAGCTCCTCTCCGCCGCCGACCTGTGGCTCTTCGTGACGTCGGCCGCGCGCTACAGCGACCAGGTCCCGTGGGAGTACCTGAAGCAGGCCGCCGAGCGCTCCACCGCGGTGGCGATCGTGCTCGATCGCACTCCGCCCGACGTCGTCGAGACCGTCTCCGGCCACCTCGCCCGGATGATGGCGGCCCGTGGGCTCAAGGACTCGCCGCTGTTCGGTGTCGCCGAGGGACCGGTCACCGACGACGGACTGCTGCCGCTCGCCCACGTCGCCGAGATCCGGGGGTGGCTCGAGGCGCTCGCCGCCGACACCGTCGCCCGCAGCGCGATCGTGCAGCAGACCGTCGGCGGCTCGATCCGGATCCTGACCCGACGCGTCTACCCGATCGCCGACGCCGCCGAGGAGCAGCTGATCGCCATCGGCGACCTCGCCACGCTCGTCGAGCGGCAGTACGAAATCGTGAGCAAGCAGCAGCTCACGACGACGAGCGACGGCACCCTGCTCCGCGGGGACCTGCTCACCCGCTGGCAGGAGTTCGTCGGCAGCGGCGAGCTGATCCGCTCCCTCGAGGCAAAGGTCGGCTTCGTCCGCGAGCGGCTGGTCAACGCGATCAAGGGCAAGCCGCAGCAGGCGGAGCGCGTCGCGGTCGCCATCGAGACCGGTCTGGAGACCCTCGTCGTCGAGCACGGTGAGCAGGCGGCCGCCCGGGCCGCCGCGGCCTGGCGGGCGACGCCGTACGGCGCCCAGCTGGTCGAGGTCGCGACCGAGGATCTCTCGCGCGCGACGCGCGACCTGCGCCGTCGCGCCGACGCCGAGATCCAAGCCTGGCAGGCCGAGCTGCAGGAGCTGGTACGCAGCGAGAGCGGCGAGGCCCGGACCTCTACCCGTTTCCTGGCCGTCGGGGTCCGCGGGCTCGCGGTCACGCTGGCGGTCGTCGTCCTCGGTGGTGAGCAGCCGCCGGCCGCGGCCGCCGACTCGCTCCGTCTCGGCGCGCGGCTGCTCGAGACGGTGGTCGGTCCGGGCACTGCCGGGATGCTCCGCCACCGGGCCCGGGAGTCGCTGGAGGACCGGATCCGCGCTTTGCTCGCCGGGGAGCGCAACCGTTACGTTGCACCGGCCGACCAGTGGCAGCTGGCGCCGGACGCGGGGGAGCAGCTGAGGGCGGCCGCCCGGCGGGTCGACGACCTGCGGTACGCCGCCACGATGCAGAAGGGCACTGGAGGACACCTGTGA
- a CDS encoding GTPase, with the protein MTQPDGETRALRELATRGTTIGARLQGLEQAVSAARGRLDDALLDETEATVERAAGRLRLSAHHTVVAIAGATGSGKSSTFNALTGLELSSTGVRRPTTSWATACVWGNEGAAEVLEWLGIPPRHQTMRDSMLDTKVDDKALEGVVLMDLPDHDSTEVSHHLEVDRLVELADLLVWVLDPQKYADAALHDRYLAPYATHADVMLIVLNHIDTIAPEKRQGMVDDVKRLLALDGLASVKVIPVSAREGIGVEELRQEIASRVEHKRSTTARVEADVAAAAGRLDRAGGDAPPRDVSAQQARALEERVAEAAGVPTIAGAVERTIRSRAARAVAWPPAVLVAGLRRRREDELLAGYHAGSQPQAVAVQRASVDNAVRELADETAQGLGTPWADAVRQAATARLEETDDALDRGLSSVDLGVGRLPGWVGLVRVLQWLLFLGAVGGGLWWAWLASQGTLEGAPEVAGFVLPPVVLVGGLVLGLLLWLCVRPLVGGTARSRREAADQGLRDVVADVLADQVVAPTNEVLASYSAFRSGIQHAQQ; encoded by the coding sequence GTGACTCAACCGGATGGGGAGACGCGCGCGCTGCGCGAGCTCGCCACCCGCGGGACGACGATCGGCGCGCGCCTGCAGGGACTCGAGCAGGCGGTGTCGGCGGCGCGCGGGCGGCTCGACGACGCCCTTCTCGACGAGACCGAGGCGACCGTCGAGCGGGCGGCCGGCCGGCTGAGGCTGTCTGCCCACCACACGGTGGTCGCGATCGCGGGGGCGACGGGATCGGGAAAGTCGTCGACGTTCAACGCGCTCACCGGGCTCGAGCTCTCGTCCACCGGCGTCCGTCGGCCGACGACGTCCTGGGCGACCGCATGCGTCTGGGGGAACGAGGGCGCCGCAGAGGTGCTCGAGTGGCTCGGCATCCCGCCGCGGCACCAGACGATGCGCGACTCGATGCTCGACACCAAGGTCGATGACAAGGCGCTCGAGGGCGTCGTCCTGATGGACCTGCCCGACCACGACTCGACCGAGGTCTCCCACCACCTCGAGGTCGACCGGCTGGTCGAGCTCGCGGACCTGCTGGTCTGGGTCCTCGACCCTCAGAAGTACGCCGACGCCGCCCTCCACGACCGCTACCTCGCGCCGTACGCGACCCATGCGGACGTGATGCTGATCGTCCTCAACCACATCGACACGATCGCTCCCGAGAAGCGGCAGGGCATGGTCGACGACGTCAAGCGCCTGCTCGCGCTCGACGGGCTCGCCTCGGTGAAGGTCATCCCGGTCAGCGCCCGTGAGGGCATCGGTGTCGAGGAGCTCCGGCAGGAGATCGCGTCCCGCGTCGAGCACAAGCGCAGCACGACCGCCCGCGTGGAAGCCGACGTCGCCGCCGCCGCCGGCCGGCTCGACCGCGCCGGTGGCGACGCCCCGCCCCGGGATGTCTCCGCCCAGCAGGCTCGGGCACTCGAGGAACGCGTCGCCGAGGCCGCCGGTGTGCCGACCATCGCCGGCGCTGTCGAGCGGACGATCCGGAGCCGTGCTGCCAGGGCGGTGGCGTGGCCACCGGCGGTGCTGGTCGCCGGTCTCCGTCGTCGACGTGAGGACGAGCTGCTCGCGGGCTACCACGCCGGCTCGCAGCCGCAGGCCGTCGCCGTCCAGCGGGCGTCCGTCGACAACGCGGTCCGTGAGCTCGCCGACGAGACGGCACAAGGCCTCGGTACGCCGTGGGCGGACGCCGTCCGCCAGGCCGCAACGGCGCGGCTCGAGGAGACCGATGACGCGCTCGACCGAGGGCTGAGCTCCGTGGACCTGGGCGTCGGTCGGCTGCCCGGTTGGGTCGGCCTGGTGCGCGTGCTGCAGTGGCTGCTCTTCCTGGGCGCTGTCGGCGGGGGTCTGTGGTGGGCATGGCTCGCCTCCCAGGGCACGCTCGAAGGCGCGCCGGAGGTGGCCGGCTTCGTGCTGCCGCCGGTCGTGCTGGTCGGCGGGCTGGTGCTCGGACTGCTGCTGTGGCTATGCGTCCGCCCGCTCGTGGGCGGCACGGCGCGCTCCCGGAGGGAGGCCGCCGACCAGGGGTTGCGCGACGTCGTCGCCGACGTGCTGGCCGACCAGGTCGTCGCCCCCACCAACGAGGTGCTGGCGTCGTACTCCGCCTTCCGCTCAGGCATCCAACACGCCCAGCAGTAG
- a CDS encoding single-stranded DNA-binding protein, with the protein MTNDTMVTVQGWLGNEPQLRQVAGTSVANFRLGCTPRRFHRGRQEWVDGPTQWYSVSAWRLLGEHSKRSLHVGDPVIVHGRLNQRSYTRDGVEVTALEIEAITVGHDLTRGVSSFSKTVGSPRRDDRPQEPAVASPEQDPWAVPTAQSPEVAEVAAGAA; encoded by the coding sequence ATGACGAACGACACGATGGTCACGGTCCAGGGCTGGCTGGGCAACGAGCCCCAGCTGCGCCAGGTCGCCGGCACGAGCGTGGCCAACTTCCGCCTGGGCTGCACGCCACGCCGTTTCCATCGCGGCCGTCAGGAGTGGGTCGACGGTCCGACCCAGTGGTACAGCGTCAGTGCCTGGCGGCTGCTCGGCGAGCACAGCAAGCGGTCCCTCCACGTCGGCGACCCGGTGATCGTGCACGGGCGGCTCAACCAGCGCAGCTACACGCGCGACGGCGTCGAGGTGACTGCGCTCGAGATCGAGGCGATCACCGTCGGGCACGACCTCACCCGCGGGGTGAGCTCGTTCAGCAAGACGGTCGGCTCTCCGCGGCGCGACGACCGGCCCCAGGAGCCGGCGGTCGCGTCCCCGGAGCAGGACCCGTGGGCGGTTCCCACGGCTCAGTCGCCCGAGGTCGCAGAGGTGGCGGCCGGCGCCGCGTGA
- the ettA gene encoding energy-dependent translational throttle protein EttA: MAEYVFTLRNVRKAHGDKVVLDNVTLSFLHGAKIGVVGPNGAGKSSLLKIMAGLDRPNNGDAILDPDATVGMLQQEPPLTEGKTVLDNVEEAVGEIKQKLDRFNQISEELGNPDADYDSLLAEMGDLQTDLDHASAWDLDSRLDQAMDALRCPPPDAIVDNLSGGERRRVALCKLLLQQPDLLLLDEPTNHLDAESVQWLEGHLKSYPGAVLAVTHDRYFLDNVAEWIAEVDRGRIHGYEGNYSTYLETKKDRLKIEGAKDAKRAKMLEKELEWVRSNAKARQTKSRARLARYEEMAAEAERDRKIDTSEINIPAGPRLGDIVLETKGLTKGFEGRVLIDDLSFTLPRAGIVGVIGPNGVGKTTLFRMITGSEQPDAGDLTVGQTVKISYVDQSRGGIDPNKNVWEVVSDGLDFIKVANFEMNSRAYVASFGFKGPDQQKKAGVLSGGERNRLNLALTLKMGGNLLLLDEPTNDLDVETLSSLEDALLDFPGCAVVTSHDRWFLDRVVTHILAWEGDNDDPAKWFWFEGNFASYEENKVERLGVEAARPHRVTHRRLTRD, encoded by the coding sequence GTGGCTGAGTACGTCTTCACCCTGCGCAACGTCCGTAAGGCTCACGGCGACAAGGTCGTCCTGGACAACGTGACCCTGTCGTTCCTCCACGGAGCCAAGATCGGCGTCGTCGGCCCCAACGGAGCCGGCAAGTCGTCGTTGCTCAAGATCATGGCGGGGCTCGACCGTCCCAACAACGGTGACGCGATCCTCGACCCCGACGCGACTGTCGGCATGCTCCAGCAGGAGCCGCCGCTGACGGAGGGCAAGACCGTCCTCGACAACGTCGAGGAGGCGGTGGGCGAGATCAAGCAGAAGCTCGACCGCTTCAACCAGATCTCCGAGGAGCTCGGCAACCCCGATGCCGACTACGACTCCCTCCTGGCCGAGATGGGCGACCTGCAGACCGACCTCGACCACGCCAGCGCCTGGGACCTCGACAGCCGACTCGACCAGGCGATGGACGCCCTGCGCTGCCCTCCGCCGGACGCGATCGTCGACAACCTCTCCGGTGGTGAGCGACGCCGGGTCGCGCTGTGCAAGCTGCTCCTGCAGCAGCCCGACCTGCTGCTCCTCGACGAGCCCACCAACCACCTGGACGCGGAATCGGTCCAGTGGCTGGAGGGCCACCTGAAGTCCTACCCCGGCGCCGTCCTCGCCGTCACCCACGACCGCTACTTCCTCGACAACGTCGCGGAGTGGATCGCCGAGGTCGACCGCGGCCGGATCCACGGCTACGAGGGCAACTACTCGACCTACCTGGAGACCAAGAAGGACCGTCTCAAGATCGAGGGCGCCAAGGACGCCAAGCGCGCGAAGATGCTCGAGAAGGAGCTGGAGTGGGTCCGGTCCAACGCCAAGGCGCGGCAGACCAAGAGCCGGGCCCGGCTCGCCCGGTACGAGGAGATGGCGGCCGAGGCCGAGCGCGACCGCAAGATCGACACCTCCGAGATCAACATCCCGGCCGGCCCTCGCCTCGGTGACATCGTGCTCGAGACCAAGGGGCTCACCAAGGGCTTCGAGGGTCGCGTCCTCATCGACGACCTGTCGTTCACGCTGCCCCGCGCGGGCATCGTCGGCGTGATCGGGCCCAACGGCGTCGGCAAGACCACGCTGTTCCGGATGATCACCGGCAGCGAGCAGCCGGACGCGGGCGACCTGACGGTCGGGCAGACGGTGAAGATCTCCTACGTCGACCAGAGCCGCGGCGGCATCGACCCGAACAAGAACGTCTGGGAGGTCGTCTCCGACGGCCTCGACTTCATCAAGGTCGCCAACTTCGAGATGAACTCGCGCGCCTACGTCGCCTCATTCGGGTTCAAGGGTCCCGACCAGCAGAAGAAGGCCGGCGTGCTGTCCGGTGGCGAGCGCAACCGCCTCAACCTCGCGCTCACGCTGAAGATGGGCGGCAACCTGCTGCTGCTCGACGAGCCGACCAACGACCTCGACGTCGAGACCCTGTCGTCCCTCGAGGACGCGCTGCTCGACTTCCCGGGCTGCGCGGTGGTCACCTCGCACGACCGGTGGTTCCTCGACCGCGTCGTCACCCACATCCTGGCGTGGGAGGGCGACAACGACGACCCCGCCAAGTGGTTCTGGTTCGAGGGCAACTTCGCGTCCTACGAGGAGAACAAGGTCGAGCGGCTCGGTGTCGAAGCGGCACGCCCGCACCGGGTCACCCACCGCCGCCTGACCAGAGATTAA
- a CDS encoding MarR family winged helix-turn-helix transcriptional regulator, with translation MTEPDLEATREAWLRREPRWLDDRQQRSWRALVLGTTLLFDRLDDDLRKQHGVSLVEYEILVRLSEAEGRALRMARLADSLAHSRSRVTHTVKRMEAEGLVERCGSTVDGRGVVCKMTERGDLLLRNVAPTHVTGVRDYLVDLVDDDDFAALGRVMDAVADRLIADHPEREMRDDR, from the coding sequence GTGACCGAGCCCGACCTGGAGGCTACCCGCGAGGCGTGGCTCCGGCGTGAGCCCCGGTGGCTCGACGACCGTCAGCAGCGGTCGTGGCGCGCGTTGGTGCTCGGCACCACGTTGCTCTTCGACCGACTGGACGACGACCTTCGGAAGCAGCACGGCGTGTCCCTGGTGGAGTACGAGATCCTCGTCCGTCTCTCCGAGGCCGAGGGCCGCGCGCTCCGGATGGCACGGCTGGCCGACTCGCTCGCCCACAGCCGCAGCCGGGTGACGCACACGGTCAAGCGGATGGAGGCGGAAGGCCTCGTCGAGCGGTGCGGCTCGACCGTCGACGGTCGCGGCGTCGTCTGCAAGATGACCGAGCGCGGTGACCTCCTGCTCCGCAACGTCGCGCCGACCCACGTGACCGGCGTGCGGGACTACCTCGTCGACCTCGTCGACGACGACGACTTCGCCGCGCTGGGAAGGGTCATGGACGCCGTTGCCGACCGGCTGATCGCCGACCACCCCGAGCGGGAGATGCGCGACGACAGGTAG
- a CDS encoding GNAT family N-acetyltransferase, giving the protein MSIDVRPATVFDDVRAVLGPKRPDANVCWCLSYRIPSKLNNELRGPARGEYVADLVRADPPPGVLAYDGDEPVGWAAVAPRADTAFARNRKIPHVDDLPVWSLWCVRVRPGHRGQGISHALIEGAVEFARSRQAPVVEAYPLDNGGAKVDLTMAYPGLLKNFEAAGFRVAAETTSVLAGFPRVLVRRDLR; this is encoded by the coding sequence ATGAGCATCGACGTCCGCCCGGCCACGGTCTTCGACGACGTCCGCGCCGTCCTCGGACCGAAACGACCCGACGCCAACGTGTGCTGGTGCCTGAGCTACCGGATCCCGTCCAAGCTCAACAACGAGCTCCGCGGTCCGGCCCGGGGCGAGTACGTCGCGGATCTGGTCCGCGCCGATCCGCCGCCCGGTGTGCTGGCGTACGACGGCGACGAACCGGTCGGCTGGGCAGCGGTCGCGCCGCGCGCGGACACGGCGTTCGCCCGCAACCGCAAGATCCCCCACGTCGACGACCTGCCGGTGTGGTCGCTGTGGTGCGTCCGGGTCCGGCCCGGTCACCGCGGCCAGGGCATCTCGCACGCGCTGATCGAGGGCGCAGTGGAGTTCGCCCGCAGCCGCCAGGCGCCGGTGGTCGAGGCGTACCCGCTCGACAACGGGGGCGCGAAGGTCGACCTGACGATGGCCTACCCGGGTCTGCTGAAGAACTTCGAGGCGGCCGGGTTCCGGGTCGCGGCCGAGACCACGTCGGTGCTGGCCGGATTTCCGCGGGTCCTGGTGCGTCGCGACCTTCGGTGA